TCTTCTTAGGCATCCAACCTTCAATGGCTATGATCTGCGGAACAGGTATCCATGTTGATTGTAATGCCTTGCATGTTAGACCAATTATGTACTTCATTTGCAGGTATATACTAGTGGAAACTGGAGAAGTGAGGAAGGCTCTTAACTATTCAGAAGTGATATTTTTGCATTCAGATAGGGACCTGGTCCTGTCTAAAGGTTAGCATTCTTTTCATTGATTTTAAAACTGTCATTGAGAACTGTTGAGACCTCCATGTGTCAGTCATCAGTCACTCTGACCGATGTGTCCCATCGCTTTAAGTTCAAGTGTCGCGTCTCTCAAGGACCTAACACATCTTTTCAAATCCTTTTTATATCTTTTCCCACCATCCCTTTACAAAATTCACTTTGTTCCTTTCTCTACCAAAACCCTAATTTATTCTTTTCAAGGCTTCTTCTTTGCTCTTCTACTCTCATGTCTAAATCACCCTCTCCTCCTAGGAATGTACTAGGTACTCCTAATGAAATAGACCCTGTCGATTTTTACTTATCTCCTGAAGTTTCCTCTCCGATGAAATCGTCAATCTCTCTTCCGGTGAAAGATACTGAAATGAGTTGTCCTACTCCCTTGTCTCCTATTGACCTTAATAATCTCGCACCTCCTAGCCAACCTGGTCCTCATCTGGCAACACTGTTTGATTGTTTGTTTGAGGGTGACCTCCCTAAGCATCGGCATTCTGAATCGAATATCCTTGCTGCTAGTGAGAACATGGTTAGAGAGAGTCTGGCACAGATGCGAGAAAGGCTGAGAAATGAGGAAAGTTGTAGTTTTGGTGAAGTCTATATTGAAAACACCGAACCAATCTTTGACAGAACGCCAGAAGTTGGACTTACTCTTGCTAATGACTCAAACGACACTGATGAGGACAACCCTCCACTCAAATGGGCAGTGCAGAAAAGAATGGTGTCTATCACTacaaaaggaaaggaaaaggTTGTTGAGGAAACTCCAAAAAGAAAACATGTTACAGAGCAACTAATAAGAAATTTATGGGGGATGCCATGAAGTCAAACAAAGCAACTactgaagaaaacaaaagaaggagaaaggCAGGTAATTTGGAGATTGATATACCTAGAGAAGGACTGGTGGTGGTTCAAAATGAACACTCAGAGAATGATACTGAATAAGAAGATACCCCACTGGCTAAGATACAAAGGCGAAGGGAGGAACAAGAAAGGGGAAATGAAAAGGGAAAATCTGTAAAATCTAGATATCTCTCTGTACAAGGGGTTGCTGCTGAAAAAGGGGAGAAGGCTAAGGCAACAACTAAGAAGGCTAAGGGAAAATCAAAAGAAAGGGTGGAGATTGTGCCTGTTGCTGAAAACGTACCAGAATAGGGACCTGATACCAAGAGAAAGCGAAATACAAAGGAGGACACCAAGCAGGATATTGTTAACAATCTGCGTGTACAAAAGGTCCTGGGTGGGAGAGTTTTTGACCCCACGATCCTCAAGAAACCTGGAATGAACTCGTTGGCGGATCTAATGGAGATTCAATCATGGACTCACATGTTCATGACTAAATCTCTTGTAATGCATGAAGACCAAGTAAGGGAGTTCTATTACAGTGTGAAGTTCAATGAGGATGGAAGCCTTCAGACTTTGGTGGGAGATAAAAGGATGCATATAAATGAGAAGCTGTTGGAAGAGATTCTAGAGGTACCTGGAGACGGGATCAGGTCCGTGGCTGGAAAACTCTGCACTCAACACTCTGCTAATGAGTGCTCTAAACTTCCAGACATGCATCGTGCAGGTATTTAAAAGAAGCTCGTGAAAGGGGAATACCAATTGTTGTTTGAGTTTGTGAACAAGGTGGTTCTTCCTCGATCTGAGAAGCGTACAGTTGCCAATTTAGCAGATTTATTCCTAATGGAATCTCTCTGTAAGTTCGACCCACTGAATCTGCCAGCACTCATGTTGGAACACATGCACAAGACGGTGATTGAACGTAAAGGCAAGCATGGAATGGGATATGGATACTTTCTCACAAAAGTGTTCGATCATCTGAAAGTTTCAGTGGGACCAGGTACTGATGGCATAGTTAAATAATCAATTTCTCTCAGTACCTTAGTCGAGTGTGAGTGCATCGAGGGTCAAACATGACAACTGAGTAAAATGTCTCACTTAGTGGTTGAACGAGATCAACTCAAGCATGAACTAGAGGAACTGACAGCACTTGTTGGGAAGAAAGATGCTGAAATGGCATTACTGAAGGCACAACTGGCCAAAGCTCAGTCTAAGGGACCTGGTACTGAAGAGGTCAAAGAGTTACGTCTAAAAAATGCAGCCCTTATAACTCAAACTGCCGATCTTCAAGAAAGGTTGATCAAAGCTCATGACTCTGCCAATGACCGACTTACCCTTGTCATCAAATCTCTCACTCATCAGCCTCTCTTTTCCTAATTCTCTCCATCTTTTTTCCTTGCCTATTTTTTTGTGTGGGCAGTGTCTCGGGTTCTCTTTAGCAGTATATTGTCAATGCATTGAATGCTTACTTTGTGCCATGAAAAGGACTTCTATTTTTCTGATGTCTTCCAGTCTAATTCTTTTTCTATGATGTGTTGCTCAAAGTTATGGTCATTCTATGCATGCTTACTTTTAATCTTGATTTACTGTCTCTCTTTTTTATGATACCAAAAGGGGGAACGGGTGCCTTAGGGGTGCCTTATAGATAGGGGAAGTGGAGAATGGGGAGGATATAGCATTATgagtttgtcatcatcaaaaaggggaaaaatGTTAGTCACAGTTTTGAGGATTTGACAAACAGAGGACCTTGTAAGGGGACCTGATCCCCGTCATTCATATCCGTACAATTGACAGCTGGAAAAAGTACACAAGTCTGTGCACGGTCTCCAAGTGTGGCATAAACCTCGGCCAATCGCATTGCCTTGAAAGTTGTGTCTATTCTCATAAGGACTTCTTCACACaaacaaaattttagtttttgcaaTATAGATTTTCAGAGCAAAAAGGCAAAAACCACTCCTCTCAAGAAGTACTTACCAAAGAGCAACATGGGCCAGATAGAGCAGGTTGTGTTTTACTTGTCTTAGGTTTTTACTTCAGTGCTTATCTTTGTAAATATAATCCTAAACTATAAAGGAATTAGATCTTTTGTCAGTTCATCTAAAAGTGTAAATCAGTTGTGTCTAACTGGTTTAGTGGGCAGCATTGTTCGCTGCTTAGTCAAATCCTATGTCATCTAGAGTTAGGTGGGTTAGTGAGCAACCGTGGGTTGCTTAGTGGGATAGtgtattaaaagtgacaaaatagTTTGTTAATTAGGTAGGAGTCCTCcaagttttaaatattaggTAGAAGtgacaaatatataattaatattaatgaaattaaaaaatctttccTCAACAGCcccaaacttttaaattttacactTTTACCCTATATTTTTTACCTCAAAATACCTAAAATTTCACTAAAATatatgagaagaaaaaaggCTCACCTGCAGCGTCTTCAACAACGGGCCTGAAGGACAACTACCAAGTCTTCAACGAGGTTGAAGTATGCTTCTCaattcccttcttcttctttttcttcatcctCATCATTCTTAATTTGTAAGCATATATGTGGCTTATGAGAAGATCTATCAAGAAAATTTTGTGAAAATGGATACCAaaaatttttgaactttttgcatTGCATTGGTTCCGTTTGATCTTGAAATTAACTCAAAAGAGAATTATTGATGAGTATAAAAATTACTTTGTGTCCATTCTTCAGCTaggtttattaaatctaatttgattatttcagCCAACAACTTTCGTAGTTGTCTGGACAACTGCTGAAGTTGTTTgtagaaataaataaacatcTCTGTCAGATATAGAAATTGTCTAACAACAGTCTGTAGCTATCGGACGATTATAGAAGTTGTCCAACAACTGTTTGTAGTTATCGGACGATTATAGAAGTTGTCCCAACAACTACTGCAGTTGTTTGACAGTTGTGTTCAGTTGTTGGTCAACGGATTAGTTTTTAGGACAAGTAATATAATTGTGGGCAAAGTATTAattgttgaaataaataattgaagaatTATAGCAGTCTCCAAAGCTACTAAACTTTTATGCCAATTGTTGATAGTTGTGAGGTAACTAAATAGATGTAAAACAAGTAATCAATGTTCTTTTGCAATTTTGCAGTTCTTTGATAAATGTCTTACTTGTGATGTCTCCAGGTATTGTTTCCCTCTATGGAAGACCATAGAATAATAGGAGTTGATTTACATGGTGAATGGGTGGAGAATCCTACTCGTTATACTTGGCGTTCGAAGGGCCGAGAGACAGTACCGATAAAGATAAGCGAGAATGTTACGTACGATGAATTGGTTGACATCATTGTTTCTAGGTTTGAATTAGATTGTGATAAAAATGATCTCTCTATTAGTTACATGCTTGGCTTTATTGAAAAGCAAAAAGGAGCTCCTTCTAGGATAAGAAACGATCTTGATTTGCGATTTTTTTTGGATGATCAAAGTAGGCCAATTTTAAGGATATCTGTGGTTGAGAAGATTATAGAGACTACAAATTCAGTTGTAAATGATGAAGAGCATCCTGTTACAATGGATATTCCTATAAATGAGGAAGCTTCACTACATTCGATATCAACACAAGGTAGCCGCTACACAGATGATGACGGCACAGATTTTTATAAGGGTAAAATTTTCAAGGACAAACAAGAATTAACTAAATTGTTGAAGCTTGCTTCCGTGAAGAAAGATCAAACATTCAAATCTGTGAAGAGTTCTAAAGATGTGTATTGTGCTAGATGTGTAGATCAGAATTGTGATTGGTGGTTGCGAGctacaaaacttaaaagttgTAATAGATTTGAAATTACAAAGTATCGCAACATTCACTCATGTGGGGCACAACACCTTACAAGTCATCATCCACATGCCTCAGCAGATGTCATTGCAGAATACATACAACCTAATTACTTGAATGGAAAAGGTCCATCCacaaaagacataaaaaaatatagtgcAAGCAGATTTGGGCTGCAAGATTAGTTACTGGAAGTGTTGGAAAAGCAGTGAGATAGCAAAGGCTATGATAAGAGGGACACCGAAGCACGGATATGCAGTTCTAGATGGTTATCGTCATATGCTTATGACTATAAATGAAGGAAGCAAGACATCGTTAAAGCTTGATGACAAGGGAaggttcaaatatttttttgcatCTTATGGAGCTTGGATTAGGGGGTTTGTGCACATGAGAAAAGTTTTAGCCGTTGATGGAACATTCTTAAGAGGTCGTTACGATGGAGTTTTGTTGTCTGCTGTCGCACAGGATACAGAAAATCATGTTTTTCCTGTTGCATTTTGTGTAGTAGATAAGGAATGTGATGCCGCATATGAGtacttttttgagaaattgttggACATAGTCCCTGATACTTCAGAGTTGTGCATTATTTCTGATAGGCATCCAAGCATAGAAAAAAcactatcaaaattttactctGAAGCATACCATGGATGTTGCACGAGGCATCTTGGTGAAAATGCTCGTAAAAATTTTCATTGTGGAGCTTTTCTTGGACATTATTACCATGCAACAAAAGCATATCGGAGAGATGTGTTCCATGACCATTTTGAACAAATCCGAATTATCAATGCGGAGGTCGCTGATTATCTTGAGAATGTTGGGTTTCACAAATGGAGTAGAGCATATTTTCCAGGAAATAGGTAAACTTTCTTACTAGTTCAAACATAAATATTGCAGGTCTCTAACAATTGTTGTAGTTGTTGGAATAATTAGTATAGTTGTTCGAACAATTATTGTAGTTGTTGGGACAATTATTATAGTTgttggaacaattattatagtTGTTGGACAACTTTCATAGTTGTTTCAACAGCTGCAGAAGTTGTGGGACATTAAAAACAGTTGTTTTCAAAACTACAATAGTTATTAAAAATCTGCAatagtttgtattttaatttttgaattttatatttcagATATGATGTATTGACCTCAAATATTGCTGAGTCTGTTAATGCAATGTTCAATGAAGCAAGAGAATTTCCCATTATTGCCTTGTTCAATGATATAAGCAAGAGATGGTCGGAAAAATTTCATGAGAGAAGAATGGCATACGCCAAGTTAAAAACCACCTTCGTTCCTTCAGCTGAAACTAAAATAATGGCTAATAAGAATCTGGGAAATAAATTATTGGTCCATCAAATTGATGAAGACACCTTCAGCGTCACCGCGGACAATGGAATCGCAATGGTCCATCTTCGAAGTAAAATATGTTTGTGTCGAGAGCTTGACTTGGATAAAATACCCTGTCAACATGCTATGGCTGCGCTCAGACACAAATTTGGAGATGAATATGGCAAGATGATTTATGAGTACTCTTCTCCGTATTATAAGATAGAGTCATATATACTTGCATATGCAGATCCAATCTATCCAGTGCCAGCTGAAGAATTTTGGAATCTTCCTCTAGAAATTTTAGAGAGAGTAATACCTCCAcctaaaaagaaaactaaactGGGAAGGAAGCGACTGAAACGAGTACCTACTATAGGAGAAGTGGtttcaaagaaaagaaataaatgctCTCTGTGTAAAAGATTTGGCCACAAAAAAACTTCATGTCCTACGAGATCGAATGAAGTTGCAGGAACAAGTAATGGTGTAGTTTCATGAGTTATTATCGTATGCATAACATGTATTTACAGATGCTATGATTAGTTCAAACAATTATGTAGTTAAGATTTTTATTAGATTTATACCAACAACTTCAAAAGTTGTTGGACAACGGATACAGTTGAAGGGGTCAAGTTTTTCAATTAACTGCACATTATTAAACAACTGCTTTAGTTTTTCCAATAACTTTTTAATTGTCCAACGTCTTCTCACAGTTGTCCAACAACTTCGCATAGTTGTCTAACAACTCTAATAGTTGTTGGgacaatttttataattattaagaTTACTTCGCATTGATATTGAAGATCAATAGAGtaattttgtgaattattacgtataaactaagtcatttagtaaaaattaaagatcaatcgagttattttgtgaattattaagtataaactaagtcgtttagtaaaaattaaagatcgaTCGAGTTATTTTATggattattaagtataaactaagtcgTTTAACAATAATTGAAGATCGATCGAATTATTTTATggattattaagtataaactgAGTCGTTTAACAATAATTGAAGATCGATCGAgttattttgtgaattattaagtataaactaagtcgtttagtaaaaattaaagatcgaTCGAGTTATTTTATGGATTATTAAGTATAAGCTAAGTCgtttagtaaaaattaaagatcaatcgagttattttgtgaattattaagtataaactacGTAATTTTGTGCAAAACAACTAAAGAATTGGAGGAACAACTAAACCAGTTGCAGGAACAACTAAACTAGTTGTAGAAACAATTGAACCAGTTGTACGAACAACTGAAGTAGTTGTAGGAACAATTGAACCAGTTGTACGAACAACTGAAGCACTTACAGGGACGATTGAAGTAGTTGTAGAGACAATTAAAGTAGTTGAtatcaaaaacacaaaatactgaaataattaCATCAAAAACTAACACAATAATTTCATTGATCCAAATGTTTTGTCAATGAAGTACAAAAATCAACTTTGTACACAACTACTCTCTCAAGGAATTAATTCCTTCTCAAGCACAGCAACAACAtatttcatcctaaaattatcCACCTCATTGTCGTTAAGGCAACTCATATCTGTCCCAGTAAGCAAGTGATCAATAAAAACACAGGCATATGGTCCACATGCCGCACGAGAATTGTTACTTGACACATTCTTTAGACGTTCATATGACCATGCatcattcaaaaaaatttcagacAAATGATTGAACATCCCGCTCTGCTTGAGTAGTTTGGGCCACAATTCGAGAATAGGCTGAATCAATGTAAGAAAAGTCGGCTCATCACACATATGAATATTGCAATCATAAACTTGAATCAAGCCCTTCTCCATCAAAAATTCAAGTGTAATAAAGTGTGTATTCTTTATGTTCATCACGGTGTAAATTCTTTTTGCTCCATTCCACTTTCGGCCATATGGATAGGGAATTTCACCCTTACAGTACTTGAGTATGTCACCGTCCATCTCAAACGATGTGAGTGCCTCATGCATTGGTGGAGCACCATCCACTAAACTCTTCTCTCTCAAGTTGTTGTACTGATCATACAAAGTGTTGTAGAAATTTAGATCTAAAATAAGATCTGTTTGGTCATAGTGCTTGGGATACCAAATCTGTCTCTTGCGCATAAGGGACAAGATCTCATCAACATGCTgccaaaataaatttgagagTCAATTCAATATCAATAAAttattgtataaattaaaaatatagtaGTATTTACCTTGCGCTCGAACAAAAAATATGGATCAGTCATGCTCACCAAGTCCTGTTAATTAAATCTACCATTCAAATACATTttcctttcctcttcctttTTGCTAATGAAGACACTAAAGATCTCTCTTTTCTCCACATCAAGAGGTTTGTACAAATTCACTTCCAATCTACTCTTCATTGCATTTTTGACTTTGGAAATCATGGCCAACCTTCTTTTTAACGCAGGAGTATAAGGAGATTTTCTTGCATAGCTCGGATATATAGTCCTCTTTGATTGCTGCCCATCTAACTTTGTTGACAAAGATTTTACTTCATTCAAAAGAGTTTCATACTTATCACAACATGTTTCACATTTACAGCAACAATCATTATTAAAGGCATTcacatttgttgtttttatcaCACCAGGGGTATCTTCTCCCCTACCAAGATCAGCTAAATATGATTCATCTCTTCCTACTCCACCAAAAGATCTACAAGTATCTAAAGCAATCTTGCCATCACCGTCTCTCTCAACTCCATAATTTCTCGCAACACTATTCTCTCCACCAGTTATCTCAAGACCTTCTTCAACAACAGTTATATTCAGTTTTATAGCTGTTACAAGTGCCAACTCTTCTTTTAAAGTATCAATTTTTGGATCCGAACTATCTTCATATGACTCAATATCT
The DNA window shown above is from Solanum stenotomum isolate F172 chromosome 6, ASM1918654v1, whole genome shotgun sequence and carries:
- the LOC125868711 gene encoding uncharacterized protein LOC125868711, with translation MIRGTPKHGYAVLDGYRHMLMTINEGSKTSLKLDDKGRFKYFFASYGAWIRGFVHMRKVLAVDGTFLRGRYDGVLLSAVAQDTENHVFPVAFCVVDKECDAAYEYFFEKLLDIVPDTSELCIISDRHPSIEKTLSKFYSEAYHGCCTRHLGENARKNFHCGAFLGHYYHATKAYRRDVFHDHFEQIRIINAEVADYLENVGFHKWSRAYFPGNRYDVLTSNIAESVNAMFNEAREFPIIALFNDISKRWSEKFHERRMAYAKLKTTFVPSAETKIMANKNLGNKLLVHQIDEDTFSVTADNGIAMVHLRSKICLCRELDLDKIPCQHAMAALRHKFGDEYGKMIYEYSSPYYKIESYILAYADPIYPVPAEEFWNLPLEILERVIPPPKKKTKLGRKRLKRVPTIGEVVSKKRNKCSLCKRFGHKKTSCPTRSNEVAGTSNGVVS